One segment of Rosa chinensis cultivar Old Blush chromosome 6, RchiOBHm-V2, whole genome shotgun sequence DNA contains the following:
- the LOC112172207 gene encoding amino acid permease 3, producing the protein MGTVLPQHQAFDVSVDVQPQSGSKCFDDDGRLKRTGTVWTASAHIITAVIGSGVLSLAWATAQLGWVAGPAVMLLFSFVTYYTSTLLSACYRTGDPVTGKRNYTYTDAVRSNLGGFKVKICGFVQYLNLFGVAIGYTIASSISMVAIKRSNCFHSSDGKDECHVNSNPYMIAFGIAEIIFSQIENFDQLWWLSIVAAVMSFTYSSIGLGLGIGKVAETGTIRGSMTGIDIGTVTETQKIWRSFQALGDIAFAYSYSLILIEIQDTVKSPPSEAKTMRKATLVSVATTTLFYMLCGCMGYAAFGDASPGNLLTGFGFYNPYWLIDIANAAIVIHLVGAYQVFVQPLFAFVEKSAAEKYPDSQFITKNIKIQIPCVGLYNLNMFRLVWRTLFVITTTVISMILPFFNDVVGLLGALGFWPLTVYFPVEMYIVQKRIPKWSTKWLCLQTLSGACLIITIAAAAGSIAGVVSDLKTYKPFQSSY; encoded by the exons ATGGGTACTGTTCTTCCCCAACACCAGGCTTTTGATGTTTCTGTGGATGTGCAACCACAGAGTGGCTCGAAGTGTTTCGATGACGATGGCCGTCTCAAACGAACTG GAACCGTTTGGACTGCAAGTGCTCATATTATCACCGCTGTGATTGGTTCTGGTGTGCTGTCCTTGGCTTGGGCCACAGCTCAACTTGGCTGGGTTGCTGGTCCCGCCGTGATGCTCTTGTTCTCTTTTGTCACTTACTACACTTCTACTCTTCTCTCTGCTTGTTACCGTACCGGTGATCCTGTCACTGGCAAGAGAAATTACACTTACACAGATGCTGTCAGATCCAACCTTG GTGGGTTCAAGGTGAAGATTTGTGGGTTTGTTCAGTACTTGAATCTTTTTGGAGTTGCTATTGGCTATACTATAGCATCATCTATAAGCATGGT GGCTATAAAGAGGTCTAACTGCTTCCACAGCAGTGATGGAAAAGATGAATGCCATGTGAACAGCAATCCTTATATGATTGCTTTTGGCATTGCAGAAATCATATTCTCCCAAATTGAAAACTTTGATCAGCTATGGTGGCTCTCCATTGTTGCTGCTGTCATGTCCTTCACTTACTCCTCTATTGGACTTGGCCTTGGAATTGGGAAAGTTGCAG AAACTGGAACAATTAGGGGAAGCATGACTGGAATAGACATTGGAACAGTGACAGAGACTCAAAAGATATGGAGGAGCTTCCAAGCACTTGGTGACATAGCCTTTGCCTACTCCTACTCTCTCATCCTGATTGAAATTCAGGACACTGTCAAATCCCCACCGTCAGAAGCCAAGACGATGAGGAAGGCGACTCTAGTCAGTGTGGCAACCACAACCCTTTTCTACATGCTGTGTGGTTGCATGGGCTATGCTGCTTTTGGGGATGCATCCCCCGGAAACCTCCTCACCGGTTTCGGTTTCTACAACCCTTACTGGCTCATTGACATTGCCAATGCTGCCATAGTCATCCATCTTGTTGGTGCCTACCAAGTCTTTGTCCAACCCCTCTTTGCTTTTGTTGAGAAATCAGCAGCAGAGAAGTACCCAGATAGCCAATTCATCACcaaaaacatcaaaatccaaATCCCTTGTGTCGGTCTTTACAACCTCAATATGTTCAGATTGGTGTGGAGGACACTGTTTGTGATCACAACCACTGTGATTTCCATGATCCTTCCATTCTTTAACGACGTTGTTGGACTTCTTGGCGCTTTGGGATTTTGGCCACTCACGGTATACTTCCCAGTGGAGATGTACATTGTCCAGAAGAGGATTCCAAAATGGAGCACCAAATGGCTTTGCCTCCAAACCCTAAGTGGTGCTTGCCTCATAATCACCATAGCTGCTGCTGCTGGCTCAATTGCCGGGGTGGTTTCGGACCTCAAGACCTACAAGCCATTCCAATCCAGCTATTGA
- the LOC112173544 gene encoding amino acid permease 3, whose translation MVDNTASRNHVHSNPAFDASVMDGGSKFFDDDGRPKRTGNVMTASAHIITAVIGSGVLSLAWAIAQLGWVVGPVVMVMFSLVTYYTSCLLVACYRDPVTGKRNSTYSAAVRNHLGGLKYKVLGIVQRVNLFGITIGYTITACISMVAIQRNSCLHKSGGEKPCPVNSNPYMIAFGITEIILSQIPNFDKLWWLSTVAAVMSFTYSGIGLVLGIAKVAESGTMKGTLTGVRIGIHVTQTEKIWRIFQALGDIAFAYSFAIVLIEIEDTVKSPPSEAKTMKTASKISLAVTSVFYILCGCFGYAGFGDLAPGNLLTGKGLGDLAPYWVIDLANAAIVVHLVGAYQVFSQPLYAFVEKKAAQLFPDSHFISKEIQIPIPCFKPYKLNLFRLVWRTLYVTATTLLSMVFPFFNGVVGFLGALGYWPMTIYFPVEMYIAQKKIPKWSTRWLCLQTLSLSVLIIALLAAVGSIAGVIESLKDYKPFKTSS comes from the exons ATGGTGGACAACACTGCTTCAAGGAACCATGTTCATTCCAACCCAGCTTTTGATGCCTCAGTTATGGATGGAGGCTCCAAGTTCTTTGATGATGATGGCCGTCCCAAAAGGACTG GAAATGTTATGACTGCAAGCGCTCACATAATTACTGCAGTGATTGGTTCTGGGGTTTTGTCATTGGCTTGGGCCATTGCTCAGCTTGGCTGGGTTGTTGGTCCTGTTGTGATGGTCATGTTTTCCTTAGTGACCTACTACACTTCATGTCTTCTCGTTGCCTGCTATCGTGACCCGGTCACTGGAAAAAGAAACTCTACTTACTCGGCTGCTGTTCGAAACCATCTTG GTGGACTTAAGTACAAAGTTCTTGGAATAGTTCAGCGCGTGAACCTTTTCGGAATCACCATTGGCTACACCATAACAGCATGTATAAGCATGGT TGCAATACAAAGGAATTCCTGCTTGCACAAGAGTGGTGGAGAAAAACCATGCCCGGTAAACAGCAATCCCTATATGATTGCTTTTGGCATCACAGAAATTATATTATCTCAAATTCCAAATTTCGATAAGTTGTGGTGGCTATCTACTGTTGCTGCAGTCATGTCATTTACATACTCAGGGATTGGACTTGTCCTTGGAATTGCTAAAGTTGCAG AAAGTGGAACAATGAAGGGAACTCTTACTGGAGTACGCATTGGAATTCATGTGACTCAAACCGAAAAGATATGGAGGATCTTCCAGGCACTTGGTGACATAGCTTTTGCTTACTCATTTGCTATCGTCCTCATTGAAATTGAG GACACAGTTAAATCTCCACCATCAGAAGCCAAGACAATGAAGACGGCCAGTAAAATTAGTTTAGCAGTCACATCCGTTTTCTACATTTTGTGTGGTTGCTTCGGTTATGCTGGTTTCGGAGATTTAGCCCCCGGAAACCTCCTCACCGGTAAAGGCCTCGGAGATTTAGCCCCATATTGGGTCATTGACTTGGCCAATGCTGCCATAGTTGTCCATCTTGTTGGAGCATACCAAGTCTTCAGCCAGCCCCTTTACGCATTCGTTGAGAAAAAAGCAGCACAGCTTTTCCCAGATAGCCACTTCATTTCAAAAGAAATCCAAATCCCCATCCCTTGTTTCAAGCCTTACAAGCTTAACCTTTTTAGACTGGTCTGGAGGACACTTTATGTGACGGCAACCACTTTGTTATCGATGGTCTTCCCGTTCTTCAACGGCGTGGTTGGATTTCTTGGGGCTTTGGGGTACTGGCCAATGACAATTTACTTCCCTGTGGAGATGTACATTGCTCAAAAGAAGATACCAAAGTGGAGCACAAGATGGCTTTGCCTCCAAACTCTAAGTCTTTCTGTGCTAATTATAGCTTTACTAGCAGCTGTTGGCTCGATTGCCGGTGTGATTGAAAGTCTCAAAGATTACAAGCCATTCAAGACCAGCTCTTGA
- the LOC112172372 gene encoding amino acid permease 3 isoform X1: protein MTMGDNKNQMLQHNQVFDVSVNMPPQGGSKCFDDDGRLKRTGTVWTASAHIITAVIGSGVLSLAWAIAQLGWVAGPAVMFLFSLVTYYTSTLLSACYRSNDPDTGKRNYTYMDAVQSNLGGAKVKICGYVQYLNLFGVAIGYTIASSISMMAIKRSNCFHKSGGKDPCHVNSNPYMIAFGIAEIIFSQIPDFDQLWWLSIVAAVMSFTYSTIGLALGIAKVAETGTIMGSMTGISIGTVTETQKMWRSFQALGDIAFAYSYSLILIEIQDTVRSPPSEAKTMKKATIISVAVTTLFYMLCGCMGYAAFGDLSPGNLLTGFGFYNPYWLLDIANAAIVVHLVGAYQVYCQPLFAFVEKAAAKKYPESEFISREIKIPIPGLGHCNLNLFRLVWRTAFVIVTTVISMLLPFFNDVVGLLGALGFWPLTVYFPVEMYIVQKRIPKWSTRWLCLQILSVACLIITIAAAAGSIAGVISDLKIYKPFKTSY, encoded by the exons ATGACG ATGGGTGATAACAAGAACCAGATGCTTCAACACAACCAAGTATTTGATGTCTCAGTCAATATGCCGCCACAGGGAGGCTCCAAGTGCTTTGATGATGATGGCCGTCTCAAAAGAACTG GAACTGTTTGGACTGCCAGTGCTCACATAATTACTGCTGTAATTGGGTCTGGAGTTCTATCCTTGGCTTGGGCCATAGCTCAGCTTGGATGGGTGGCTGGCCCTGCTGTCATGTTCTTGTTCTCTTTGGTGACTTACTACACTTCAACTCTGCTCTCTGCTTGCTACCGCTCCAATGATCCTGACACTGGAAAAAGGAACTACACTTACATGGATGCTGTTCAATCTAACCTAG GTGGAGCTAAGGTCAAGATTTGTGGATATGTTCAGTACTTGAACCTTTTTGGAGTTGCCATTGGATACACTATAGCATCATCTATTAGCATGAT GGCAATCAAGAGGTCTAACTGCTTCCACAAAAGTGGTGGAAAAGATCCATGCCATGTCAACAGCAACCCCTACATGATTGCATTTGGCATAGCAGAAATTATATTCTCTCAGATTCCAGACTTTGATCAGTTGTGGTGGCTTTCCATTGTTGCTGCAGTCATGTCCTTCACTTACTCCACAATTGGACTTGCCCTTGGAATTGCTAAAGTTGCAG AAACTGGAACAATCATGGGAAGTATGACCGGAATAAGCATTGGCACTGTGACTGAAACCCAAAAGATGTGGAGGAGCTTCCAAGCTCTTGGTGACATAGCTTTTGCCTACTCTTACTCTCTTATTTTGATTGAAATTCAG GACACAGTTAGATCTCCACCATCTGAAGCCAAGACAATGAAGAAGGCCACTATAATTAGTGTTGCAGTGACAACCCTTTTCTACATGCTATGTGGCTGCATGGGCTATGCTGCTTTTGGAGACTTATCCCCTGGAAACTTGCTCACTGGTTTTGGCTTCTATAACCCATATTGGCTCTTAGACATTGCCAACGCTGCTATAGTAGTCCACCTTGTTGGTGCATACCAAGTTTACTGCCAACCCTTATTTGCCTTTGTTGAGAAAGCAGCAGCGAAAAAGTATCCGGAGAGCGAATTTATATCAAGAGAAATCAAAATCCCAATTCCCGGTCTTGGCCATTGCAATCTTAACCTCTTCAGATTGGTGTGGAGGACTGCCTTTGTGATTGTGACCACTGTAATCTCTATGCTCCTCCCATTCTTTAATGATGTGGTTGGACTTCTTGGAGCTTTGGGATTCTGGCCATTGACTGTTTACTTCCCAGTTGAGATGTACATTGTGCAGAAGAGGATACCAAAGTGGAGCACAAGATGGCTTTGCCTCCAAATCCTAAGTGTTGCTTGCCTTATAATAACCATAGCTGCTGCTGCTGGCTCAATTGCTGGGGTGATTTCTGACCTCAAGATCTACAAGCCATTCAAGACCAGCTATTGA
- the LOC112172372 gene encoding amino acid permease 3 isoform X2 gives MGDNKNQMLQHNQVFDVSVNMPPQGGSKCFDDDGRLKRTGTVWTASAHIITAVIGSGVLSLAWAIAQLGWVAGPAVMFLFSLVTYYTSTLLSACYRSNDPDTGKRNYTYMDAVQSNLGGAKVKICGYVQYLNLFGVAIGYTIASSISMMAIKRSNCFHKSGGKDPCHVNSNPYMIAFGIAEIIFSQIPDFDQLWWLSIVAAVMSFTYSTIGLALGIAKVAETGTIMGSMTGISIGTVTETQKMWRSFQALGDIAFAYSYSLILIEIQDTVRSPPSEAKTMKKATIISVAVTTLFYMLCGCMGYAAFGDLSPGNLLTGFGFYNPYWLLDIANAAIVVHLVGAYQVYCQPLFAFVEKAAAKKYPESEFISREIKIPIPGLGHCNLNLFRLVWRTAFVIVTTVISMLLPFFNDVVGLLGALGFWPLTVYFPVEMYIVQKRIPKWSTRWLCLQILSVACLIITIAAAAGSIAGVISDLKIYKPFKTSY, from the exons ATGGGTGATAACAAGAACCAGATGCTTCAACACAACCAAGTATTTGATGTCTCAGTCAATATGCCGCCACAGGGAGGCTCCAAGTGCTTTGATGATGATGGCCGTCTCAAAAGAACTG GAACTGTTTGGACTGCCAGTGCTCACATAATTACTGCTGTAATTGGGTCTGGAGTTCTATCCTTGGCTTGGGCCATAGCTCAGCTTGGATGGGTGGCTGGCCCTGCTGTCATGTTCTTGTTCTCTTTGGTGACTTACTACACTTCAACTCTGCTCTCTGCTTGCTACCGCTCCAATGATCCTGACACTGGAAAAAGGAACTACACTTACATGGATGCTGTTCAATCTAACCTAG GTGGAGCTAAGGTCAAGATTTGTGGATATGTTCAGTACTTGAACCTTTTTGGAGTTGCCATTGGATACACTATAGCATCATCTATTAGCATGAT GGCAATCAAGAGGTCTAACTGCTTCCACAAAAGTGGTGGAAAAGATCCATGCCATGTCAACAGCAACCCCTACATGATTGCATTTGGCATAGCAGAAATTATATTCTCTCAGATTCCAGACTTTGATCAGTTGTGGTGGCTTTCCATTGTTGCTGCAGTCATGTCCTTCACTTACTCCACAATTGGACTTGCCCTTGGAATTGCTAAAGTTGCAG AAACTGGAACAATCATGGGAAGTATGACCGGAATAAGCATTGGCACTGTGACTGAAACCCAAAAGATGTGGAGGAGCTTCCAAGCTCTTGGTGACATAGCTTTTGCCTACTCTTACTCTCTTATTTTGATTGAAATTCAG GACACAGTTAGATCTCCACCATCTGAAGCCAAGACAATGAAGAAGGCCACTATAATTAGTGTTGCAGTGACAACCCTTTTCTACATGCTATGTGGCTGCATGGGCTATGCTGCTTTTGGAGACTTATCCCCTGGAAACTTGCTCACTGGTTTTGGCTTCTATAACCCATATTGGCTCTTAGACATTGCCAACGCTGCTATAGTAGTCCACCTTGTTGGTGCATACCAAGTTTACTGCCAACCCTTATTTGCCTTTGTTGAGAAAGCAGCAGCGAAAAAGTATCCGGAGAGCGAATTTATATCAAGAGAAATCAAAATCCCAATTCCCGGTCTTGGCCATTGCAATCTTAACCTCTTCAGATTGGTGTGGAGGACTGCCTTTGTGATTGTGACCACTGTAATCTCTATGCTCCTCCCATTCTTTAATGATGTGGTTGGACTTCTTGGAGCTTTGGGATTCTGGCCATTGACTGTTTACTTCCCAGTTGAGATGTACATTGTGCAGAAGAGGATACCAAAGTGGAGCACAAGATGGCTTTGCCTCCAAATCCTAAGTGTTGCTTGCCTTATAATAACCATAGCTGCTGCTGCTGGCTCAATTGCTGGGGTGATTTCTGACCTCAAGATCTACAAGCCATTCAAGACCAGCTATTGA